A window from Aureibacillus halotolerans encodes these proteins:
- the recA gene encoding recombinase RecA, with the protein MSDRKAALDMALRQIEKQFGKGSIMKLGEQSDRKISTTSSGSLALDIALGVGGYPRGRIIEVYGPESSGKTTVALHAIAETQQNGGTAAFIDAEHALDPEYAQKLGVNIDELLLSQPDTGEQALEIAEALVRSGAVDILVIDSVAALVPKAEIEGEMGDSHVGLQARLMSQALRKLSGAISKSKTTAIFINQIREKIGVMFGNPETTPGGRALKFYSSVRLEVRRAETLKQGNDMVGNKTRIKVVKNKVAPPFKQAEVDIMYGEGISKEGEILDIGSDIDIVQKSGAWYAFNDERLGQGRENAKQFLKENVEIRKVILESVRSHYNLDAPKVTPEEEDADDQDKLDLA; encoded by the coding sequence ATGAGTGATCGTAAAGCAGCGTTAGATATGGCGCTTCGACAGATAGAGAAGCAATTCGGTAAAGGATCCATTATGAAGCTTGGCGAACAAAGTGATCGGAAAATCTCAACAACTTCAAGTGGGTCGCTAGCGTTGGATATTGCTCTTGGTGTTGGTGGGTACCCAAGAGGACGTATTATAGAGGTCTACGGTCCAGAATCCTCTGGGAAAACGACGGTCGCTTTGCATGCCATTGCCGAGACACAGCAAAATGGAGGAACAGCAGCCTTTATTGATGCCGAGCATGCCCTTGATCCGGAATATGCTCAGAAGCTTGGCGTTAATATTGATGAACTGTTGCTCTCGCAGCCGGATACTGGTGAACAGGCATTAGAGATCGCAGAAGCTCTTGTTCGGAGCGGTGCTGTTGACATCCTTGTTATTGATTCTGTTGCCGCTCTTGTTCCTAAAGCAGAAATTGAAGGAGAGATGGGGGATTCGCACGTTGGTTTGCAAGCTCGTCTCATGTCTCAAGCTCTACGTAAGCTTTCTGGGGCGATTAGCAAGTCGAAAACAACTGCGATCTTCATAAACCAAATCCGTGAAAAAATAGGCGTCATGTTCGGAAATCCAGAAACTACGCCAGGGGGTCGTGCATTAAAATTCTATTCCTCTGTTCGTCTTGAAGTACGCCGTGCAGAAACGTTGAAGCAGGGCAATGATATGGTCGGGAATAAAACGCGTATTAAAGTCGTCAAAAATAAGGTAGCTCCGCCTTTCAAACAAGCGGAAGTGGATATTATGTATGGCGAAGGAATTTCAAAAGAAGGGGAAATTCTTGATATTGGTTCTGATATTGACATTGTCCAAAAGAGTGGCGCTTGGTATGCCTTTAATGATGAACGCTTAGGTCAGGGGCGTGAAAATGCAAAGCAATTCCTCAAAGAAAATGTAGAAATTCGTAAAGTTATTCTGGAAAGCGTTCGGAGCCATTATAACCTTGACGCGCCGAAAGTTACTCCAGAGGAAGAAGATGCGGATGATCAAGATAAGCTTGATCTAGCTTAA